Proteins from a single region of Desulfolutivibrio sulfoxidireducens:
- a CDS encoding EAL and HDOD domain-containing protein, with translation MNTTPSPAEGIPTRGLTEDRAYATAFVARQPIFDTRQKVRGYELLFRDSAESLCARFADQCQATMKVIADAYVCLGPDMAGGTKIMVNFSRSGILDQLPYALPPGRTVIEFGECFLPDKDLLAALRKLKSDGYMFSLDGFHDVGGCGPLVALADIIKVDVLDQTPGEVAAILDAVGPAGPILLAKRVETAHLFEMSKAMGFTWFQGFFFQRPEIVPGRKLYSNQQSRLKLFRLIEREDLELEKVAEIIQSDVSISYRLLSLLNSAAFGLPQKVTSIERAIMMLGWKSLRNWLRVIIFTDLAPRGKTRELSFTSVLRGRFMETAAEAHHAPVSPATLFLLGLFSLLDAMLDLPMREIVTSLPIEEELKEALCGEHNIHADWAELAKCFETADWRRLDAFVEALGLDPALVAKCYHEALTWTNSFFLLNI, from the coding sequence ATGAATACGACCCCGTCTCCCGCCGAAGGGATACCCACACGCGGTCTCACGGAGGACCGAGCCTACGCCACCGCCTTCGTGGCCAGACAGCCCATCTTTGACACACGCCAGAAGGTGCGCGGCTACGAACTCCTGTTCCGGGACAGCGCGGAATCCCTCTGCGCCCGGTTCGCCGACCAGTGCCAGGCCACCATGAAGGTCATCGCCGACGCCTACGTCTGCCTGGGGCCGGACATGGCCGGCGGGACGAAGATCATGGTCAATTTCAGCCGATCGGGCATCCTGGACCAGTTGCCCTACGCCCTGCCCCCTGGCCGCACGGTCATCGAATTCGGGGAGTGTTTTCTTCCGGACAAGGACCTGCTCGCGGCCCTGCGCAAGCTCAAATCGGACGGCTACATGTTTTCCCTGGACGGCTTCCACGATGTCGGCGGCTGCGGCCCCCTGGTGGCCCTGGCCGACATCATCAAGGTGGACGTGCTGGACCAGACGCCCGGCGAGGTGGCGGCCATCCTCGACGCCGTGGGGCCGGCCGGCCCGATCCTTCTGGCCAAGCGGGTGGAGACGGCACACCTTTTCGAGATGTCCAAGGCCATGGGATTCACCTGGTTCCAGGGCTTTTTTTTCCAGCGTCCCGAGATTGTTCCCGGCCGCAAGCTTTACTCCAACCAGCAGTCCCGGCTCAAACTGTTCCGCCTGATCGAGCGCGAGGACCTGGAACTCGAAAAGGTGGCCGAGATCATCCAGTCCGACGTGTCCATCAGCTACCGGCTCTTGTCCCTGCTCAACTCCGCCGCCTTCGGCCTGCCCCAGAAGGTGACTTCCATCGAGCGGGCCATCATGATGCTTGGCTGGAAGTCGCTACGCAACTGGCTGCGGGTGATCATTTTCACCGACCTGGCCCCGCGGGGGAAAACCCGGGAGTTGTCCTTCACCTCGGTTCTGCGGGGCCGGTTCATGGAGACGGCGGCCGAGGCCCACCATGCCCCGGTCTCCCCCGCGACGCTGTTCCTTCTGGGCCTTTTCTCCCTTCTCGACGCCATGCTCGACCTGCCCATGCGCGAGATCGTGACCTCCCTGCCCATCGAGGAGGAACTCAAGGAGGCCCTGTGCGGCGAGCACAACATCCACGCCGACTGGGCCGAGTTGGCGAAATGCTTTGAAACGGCCGACTGGCGACGGCTTGACGCCTTTGTCGAGGCCCTGGGGCTCGATCCCGCCCTGGTGGCCAAGTGTTATCACGAGGCCCTGACCTGGACCAATTCCTTCTTTCTGCTCAATATTTGA